In a genomic window of Larus michahellis chromosome 3, bLarMic1.1, whole genome shotgun sequence:
- the TMEM178A gene encoding transmembrane protein 178A, which yields MAVVVLCGCIGAAVSFFWEESLTQHVAGLLFLITGIFCTVSLCIYAASIIYDLNHPSTFVYSLPDDVEHIEHGYHWSVVCVWCSLGFTAAAGCLCTAYPFVSRGNVMQMKSTRDSSI from the exons TGTAGTTGTTCTCTGCGGGTGCATCGGGGCAGCAGTCAGCTTCTTTTGGGAGGAAAGCCTCACCCAGCATGTTGCTGGTCTGCTGTTCCTca TTACAGGAATATTTTGCACTGTATCTCTGTGCATTTATGCAGCTAGCATAATATATGACTTAAACCACCCCTCCACATTCGTCTATAGTCTCCCTGATGACGTCGAACACATCGAACATGGATACCACTGGTCTGTAGTTTGTGTTTGGTGCAGTCTAGGATTTACAGCAGCAGCTGGGTGTCTTTGCACAGCTTACCCATTTGTTAGCAGGGGCAACGTTATGCAGATGAAGTCCACCAGAGACTCCTCCATATGA